From Solwaraspora sp. WMMD1047, the proteins below share one genomic window:
- a CDS encoding SRPBCC domain-containing protein gives MTAELRGDELIAERQLPVPPERVWAAFVSPASIAAFWGGSHATVDPESVTVDLRPGGEFALDTQAPDGATRRLRFVYVTIAPPRELVFDEPVTGLRTTVQIRPVADGTVLTVHQRRLPPELRTAQAANGLASILDALAAHLRRPPSHTETENPMTQPSQRDLVAEYFAGFRASDHPRILATLTDDVEWVIHGHRTTRGKVAFDSEIENPAFTGSPELDVHRVLVDGPVVVTTGEGRGVSVDHGPFRFAFNDLFTFRNGLIARVDSYVVPLT, from the coding sequence GTGACCGCCGAGCTGCGCGGCGACGAGCTGATCGCCGAGCGCCAGCTCCCGGTGCCGCCGGAACGGGTCTGGGCCGCCTTCGTCTCACCGGCGAGCATCGCCGCGTTCTGGGGTGGTTCGCATGCCACCGTGGACCCGGAGTCGGTCACCGTCGACCTGCGTCCCGGTGGTGAGTTCGCGCTCGACACCCAGGCGCCGGACGGCGCGACCCGCCGGCTCCGGTTCGTCTACGTGACCATCGCCCCGCCGCGCGAGCTCGTCTTCGACGAACCGGTCACCGGCCTGCGGACGACCGTGCAGATCCGCCCCGTCGCGGACGGCACGGTGCTCACCGTGCACCAGCGCCGGCTCCCGCCCGAGCTGCGGACCGCCCAGGCGGCCAACGGGCTCGCCTCGATCCTCGACGCCCTCGCCGCGCACCTGCGCCGACCACCGAGCCACACCGAGACGGAGAATCCGATGACCCAGCCATCCCAGCGCGACCTCGTCGCGGAATACTTCGCCGGCTTCCGCGCCAGCGACCACCCGCGGATCCTCGCCACCCTCACCGACGACGTCGAATGGGTGATCCACGGCCACCGGACCACCCGCGGCAAGGTGGCGTTCGACAGCGAGATCGAGAACCCGGCGTTCACCGGCAGCCCCGAACTCGACGTGCACCGGGTCCTCGTGGACGGGCCGGTCGTCGTGACCACCGGCGAGGGGCGCGGGGTCAGCGTCGACCACGGGCCGTTCCGGTTCGCCTTCAACGACCTCTTCACGTTCCGCAACGGGCTGATCGCCCGCGTCGACTCCTACGTCGTCCCGCTGACCTGA
- a CDS encoding metalloregulator ArsR/SmtB family transcription factor, whose product MTTLDLAFAALGDPVRRALVARLALSDATVGELAEPFDLTQQAISHHVGVLRRCGLVEQRREGTRRPCRLRAEQLSLLGAWIDEQRRTWDDRLDALTRHLTDEERAR is encoded by the coding sequence ATGACCACGCTCGACCTGGCCTTCGCCGCGCTCGGCGACCCCGTCCGCCGGGCACTCGTGGCGCGCCTGGCGCTCAGCGACGCCACCGTCGGCGAACTCGCCGAACCGTTCGACCTGACCCAACAGGCGATCTCCCACCATGTCGGCGTCCTGCGCCGGTGCGGCCTGGTCGAGCAGCGGCGCGAAGGCACCCGGCGGCCCTGCCGACTGCGCGCCGAGCAGCTGTCGCTGCTCGGCGCCTGGATCGACGAGCAACGCCGCACCTGGGACGACCGGCTGGACGCCCTGACCAGACACCTGACCGACGAGGAGCGCGCCCGGTGA
- a CDS encoding tetratricopeptide repeat protein: MADRRAEAESSGFVPAAAEVRTTQDLARLLRELRRREARQEGAAPLTYRALAAKTGWSRGILGEYFRGQVLAPTDRFDVLIRVLGATPAEQRALATARDRIEEERRRPARATAGPDEPGIPRQLPPAPSGFVGRQAQLAQLDALLDPDRRGPAAPVAVLSGTAGAGKTTLAVHWAHRVRDRFPAGQLYLDLRGFAPSGPAMAADEAVRSFLEALGVRPERLPVNLAAQVGRYRSLLADRRVLIVLDNAHDADQVRPLLPGTDTCLVVVTSRSQLSGLVAAECARPIEVDLLTPAEAGELLTNRLGPERMTGAAPATSQIVERCARLPLALAVVAARAAAHPRFPLAVLARELTESSHGLTPFEGGDPSTDVRAVFSWSYRQLSPEAGRLFRLLGLAPGPDISTAAAASLAGIPLDRGRRLLTELGRAHLVAEHSPGRFTFHDLLRAYAAELAGSTDPADDRRDAARRFLDHLLHTAHAAALLLQPGRDPIVIAAAQPGCRPERPADYREAFAWFTAEHRTLLAAAGYAAETGHHAYAWQLAWTMVDFFQRRGHWHDQATTQRAGLAAARLAGDRAGQANTHRDLARAYARLHRYAEADTHFRYALDLFEELSDLPGKARTHRALGSMLDVQGRHHDALHHARQALDLYRAAGDLVGQASTLNAVGWAHAMLGDNRQALAYCQRALPLLRRTGDRHGEANTWDSLGYAHHQLGDYPEAVRCYQRSLAMYREIGEQYDEADTLTRLGETHLVAGQPGAARQVWRRAQEILDQLGHPAAEKVRARLARLG; the protein is encoded by the coding sequence ATGGCCGATCGGCGGGCGGAGGCGGAGTCGAGCGGGTTCGTACCGGCCGCGGCCGAGGTCCGTACCACGCAGGACCTGGCCCGGCTGCTGCGTGAACTGCGCCGGCGGGAAGCCCGGCAGGAGGGCGCAGCGCCGCTTACCTACCGCGCGCTGGCCGCGAAGACCGGCTGGTCGCGGGGCATCCTCGGCGAGTACTTCCGGGGCCAGGTCCTCGCCCCCACCGACCGCTTCGACGTACTGATCCGGGTGCTCGGGGCGACCCCGGCCGAGCAGCGGGCACTGGCCACGGCACGGGACCGGATCGAGGAGGAACGCCGCCGGCCGGCCCGCGCCACCGCCGGGCCCGACGAACCGGGCATTCCCCGGCAACTGCCGCCGGCCCCGTCCGGTTTCGTCGGCCGCCAGGCCCAGCTCGCCCAACTCGACGCCCTGCTGGATCCGGACCGACGCGGGCCGGCCGCCCCGGTCGCCGTCCTCTCCGGGACCGCCGGCGCCGGCAAGACCACCCTCGCGGTGCACTGGGCGCACCGGGTCCGCGACCGCTTCCCCGCCGGTCAGCTCTATCTCGATCTGCGCGGCTTCGCCCCCAGCGGTCCGGCGATGGCGGCCGACGAGGCGGTACGCAGCTTCCTGGAGGCGCTCGGCGTCCGGCCGGAGCGGCTACCGGTCAACCTGGCGGCGCAGGTCGGCCGCTACCGGAGCCTGCTGGCCGACCGTCGGGTGCTGATCGTCCTCGACAACGCGCACGACGCCGATCAGGTCCGGCCGCTGCTGCCCGGCACCGACACCTGCCTGGTGGTGGTGACCAGCCGAAGCCAGCTCTCGGGCCTGGTCGCCGCCGAGTGCGCCCGGCCGATCGAGGTGGACCTGCTCACCCCCGCCGAGGCGGGCGAACTGCTGACCAACCGACTCGGCCCGGAGCGGATGACCGGTGCGGCACCGGCCACCAGCCAGATCGTCGAGCGGTGTGCCCGGCTGCCGCTGGCGCTGGCCGTGGTGGCCGCCCGGGCCGCGGCCCATCCGCGGTTCCCGCTCGCAGTCCTGGCCCGGGAGCTCACCGAGTCGAGCCACGGCCTGACCCCGTTCGAGGGCGGCGACCCCAGCACCGACGTCCGGGCGGTGTTCTCCTGGTCGTACCGGCAGTTGTCGCCCGAGGCCGGGCGGCTGTTCCGGCTGCTGGGGCTGGCACCGGGACCCGACATCAGCACCGCCGCGGCCGCCAGCCTCGCCGGCATCCCGCTCGACCGCGGCCGCCGGCTCCTCACCGAGCTGGGCCGGGCCCACCTGGTGGCCGAGCACTCTCCCGGTCGGTTCACCTTCCACGACCTGCTACGCGCCTACGCCGCGGAACTGGCCGGGAGCACCGATCCGGCCGACGACCGTCGCGACGCGGCCCGCCGATTCCTGGACCACCTGCTGCACACCGCACACGCCGCGGCCCTGCTCCTGCAGCCGGGACGGGACCCGATCGTCATCGCCGCCGCGCAGCCCGGCTGTCGGCCGGAGCGCCCCGCCGACTACCGCGAGGCATTCGCCTGGTTCACCGCCGAACACCGCACCCTGCTGGCCGCCGCCGGCTACGCGGCCGAGACCGGACACCACGCGTACGCCTGGCAGCTCGCCTGGACGATGGTGGACTTCTTCCAGCGTCGCGGTCACTGGCACGACCAGGCCACCACCCAGCGGGCCGGACTGGCCGCGGCCCGACTGGCCGGCGACCGGGCCGGCCAGGCCAACACGCACCGGGACCTGGCCCGCGCCTACGCCCGGCTGCACCGGTACGCCGAGGCGGATACCCACTTCCGGTACGCCCTGGACCTGTTCGAGGAGTTGTCCGACCTGCCCGGCAAGGCCCGGACCCACCGGGCGCTGGGCTCCATGTTGGACGTGCAGGGCCGGCATCACGACGCGCTGCACCACGCCCGGCAGGCCCTCGACCTCTACCGCGCCGCCGGCGACCTGGTCGGGCAGGCCAGCACGCTGAACGCGGTCGGCTGGGCGCACGCCATGCTCGGCGACAACCGGCAGGCGCTGGCCTACTGCCAGCGGGCCCTGCCGCTGCTGCGGCGCACCGGCGACCGGCACGGCGAGGCGAACACCTGGGACAGCCTCGGGTACGCCCACCACCAGCTCGGCGACTACCCCGAGGCGGTGCGCTGCTATCAGCGGTCGCTGGCGATGTACCGGGAGATCGGCGAGCAGTACGACGAGGCGGACACCCTCACCCGACTCGGCGAGACCCATCTCGTCGCCGGCCAGCCCGGGGCGGCCC